A region from the Medicago truncatula cultivar Jemalong A17 chromosome 6, MtrunA17r5.0-ANR, whole genome shotgun sequence genome encodes:
- the LOC11442646 gene encoding uncharacterized protein codes for MLELVCERRGGQKLPKTKVKHEATRSRKCGCLFKVRGYVVRENNAWKLAILNGVHNHEMVHYVARHLLAGRLMEEDKKIVHDLTESIKNIKQVYNERHKFEKAERGDLTEMKYLISKLEENGYVHFVREKLESQTVQR; via the coding sequence ATGTTGGAGTTGGTTTGTGAACGGAGAGGCGGGCAAAAATTACCGAAGACAAAAGTGAAGCATGAAGCAACAAgatcaagaaaatgtgggtgtTTGTTCAAGGTGCGTGGATATGTCGTGAGGGAAAACAATGCATGGAAATTGGCTATTCTTAATGGCGTTCACAACCATGAGATGGTGCATTATGTAGCAAGGCACCTTCTTGCCGGAAGATTAATGGAGGAggacaagaagattgtacatGACTTGACCGAGTCCATCAAAAATATCAAGCaagtctacaatgaacgtcacaAATTCGAAAAGGCAGAAAGGGGTGACTTGACGGAGATGAAATATCTAAtctcaaagttggaagagaaTGGATATGTTCATTTCGTAAGAGAAAAACTGGAAAGTCAAACCGTTCAAAGGTGA